In a genomic window of Corynebacterium coyleae:
- the murA gene encoding UDP-N-acetylglucosamine 1-carboxyvinyltransferase, which translates to MKERFLVTGGTRLEGLVHVGGAKNSVLKLMAAALLTEGTTTLRNCPEILDVPLMGDVLVGLGCEVEIEGDVVRITTPAELSPHADFDAVRQFRASVAVLGPLVARCTEAYVALPGGDAIGSRPLDMHQSGLEKLGATTHIEHGAVVARAEKLRGAAIELDFPSVGATENIVTAAVLAEGRTTLDNAAREPEIVDLCDMLNAMGANITGAGTSCITVDGVEKLHPTERTVIGDRIVAGTWAYAAAMTQGDVTVTGVAPGHLHLALAKLKLSGAEVETYDNGFRVQMRQRPKAVDYQTLPFPGFPTDLQPMAIALSAVADGVSVITENVFEARFRFVDEMMRLGADANVDGHHVMIRGVESLSSTDVWSSDIRAGAGLVLAGLVADGVTTVHDVHHIDRGYPEFVENLNRLGARVERVND; encoded by the coding sequence GTGAAAGAACGTTTTTTGGTCACAGGTGGAACGCGACTCGAAGGCCTAGTGCACGTCGGGGGTGCGAAAAACAGTGTCCTCAAACTTATGGCAGCAGCGCTGCTGACCGAGGGCACGACGACACTTCGCAACTGCCCTGAGATTCTCGACGTCCCGCTCATGGGCGACGTCCTCGTCGGCCTTGGTTGTGAAGTGGAGATTGAAGGCGATGTCGTACGCATCACAACACCCGCTGAACTGTCCCCACATGCCGACTTTGACGCGGTCCGACAGTTCCGCGCTTCTGTGGCGGTGCTGGGGCCTCTCGTCGCAAGGTGTACTGAGGCGTACGTTGCGCTCCCAGGGGGCGACGCCATCGGTTCGCGCCCTCTGGACATGCATCAATCAGGGTTGGAAAAGCTCGGTGCGACGACCCATATCGAACACGGCGCGGTTGTTGCACGTGCTGAGAAGCTCCGCGGCGCCGCAATCGAGCTCGACTTCCCGTCGGTCGGCGCTACCGAAAACATTGTCACGGCAGCAGTGCTTGCGGAAGGTCGTACGACCCTGGATAACGCCGCCCGTGAACCCGAGATCGTCGATCTTTGCGACATGCTCAACGCAATGGGCGCGAATATCACTGGCGCCGGCACATCCTGCATCACCGTCGACGGTGTGGAGAAACTACACCCCACTGAACGGACGGTGATCGGCGATCGCATCGTCGCTGGCACGTGGGCATATGCCGCGGCCATGACGCAGGGTGATGTCACCGTTACCGGCGTCGCGCCTGGTCACCTGCACCTCGCATTGGCCAAGTTGAAGCTCTCGGGTGCCGAGGTGGAGACCTACGACAACGGCTTCCGCGTGCAAATGCGTCAACGCCCGAAAGCCGTCGACTATCAGACGCTGCCGTTCCCGGGCTTCCCAACTGACCTCCAGCCGATGGCGATCGCCCTGTCTGCAGTGGCAGACGGCGTTTCCGTCATTACTGAGAATGTCTTCGAAGCACGCTTCCGCTTTGTCGACGAAATGATGCGCCTTGGTGCCGACGCCAACGTCGACGGCCATCACGTAATGATCCGAGGCGTGGAAAGCCTGTCATCAACCGACGTGTGGTCTTCGGACATCCGTGCAGGTGCCGGTCTAGTTTTGGCTGGTCTTGTGGCAGACGGCGTCACCACAGTTCACGATGTGCACCACATCGACCGCGGCTACCCGGAGTTTGTTGAGAACCTCAATAGGCTTGGCGCTCGTGTTGAGCGTGTTAACGACTAA
- the ramA gene encoding acetate metabolism transcriptional regulator RamA, with protein sequence MDAQRIKDDDDAIRAALTALKTTTGIPVAMYGTLIAENRLQITQWIGLRTPALQNLTLDAGTGVGGRVVNTRRAAGVSDYTRANTISHEYDKQIQDEGLHSIVAVPVIVNREVRGVLYVGVHSPVRLGEKVIEEVTMTARCLEQELAVNAALRSGDGAGDRAGAKGGRQMSGAEWEQVRSTHSKLRMLTNRVDDEDLRKELEQLCEQLVSPVRVKQTTKLSARELDVLSCVALGHTNVEAAEEMGIGAETVKSYLRSVMRKLGAHTRYEAVNAARRIGALP encoded by the coding sequence ATGGACGCGCAGCGCATCAAAGACGACGACGATGCGATCCGTGCGGCACTCACCGCTTTGAAAACCACAACGGGCATCCCCGTTGCCATGTACGGAACCCTCATTGCGGAAAACCGACTGCAGATCACCCAGTGGATCGGGCTGCGAACCCCTGCGCTGCAGAACCTCACCCTCGATGCCGGCACCGGTGTCGGTGGTCGTGTGGTGAACACTCGCCGCGCCGCGGGTGTTTCCGACTACACACGTGCAAACACGATTTCCCACGAGTACGACAAGCAGATCCAGGACGAAGGACTGCACTCGATCGTGGCTGTGCCCGTCATTGTTAACCGTGAGGTACGTGGCGTCCTCTACGTCGGTGTTCACTCGCCGGTTCGCCTCGGCGAAAAGGTCATTGAGGAAGTCACGATGACTGCGCGTTGCCTCGAGCAAGAACTGGCAGTCAATGCAGCCCTGCGCTCAGGCGACGGGGCTGGCGACCGTGCAGGCGCCAAGGGCGGCCGTCAGATGAGCGGTGCCGAATGGGAGCAGGTGCGCTCCACCCACTCGAAGCTGCGCATGTTGACCAACCGTGTCGACGACGAAGACCTGCGCAAGGAACTTGAGCAGCTTTGCGAGCAGCTGGTTTCCCCAGTGCGCGTGAAGCAGACCACGAAGCTCTCCGCCCGCGAGCTTGACGTGCTGTCCTGTGTGGCGCTGGGTCACACCAACGTTGAAGCGGCCGAAGAGATGGGGATCGGTGCTGAGACGGTGAAGTCCTACCTGCGAAGCGTGATGCGCAAGCTTGGTGCTCACACCCGCTATGAAGCGGTGAACGCGGCACGCCGTATTGGCGCGCTTCCCTAA
- the cysK gene encoding cysteine synthase A: MAKIAKNVLDLIGGTPLVELQGITENSKARVLAKLEFYNPANSVKDRIGKAIVEAAEASGELKPGGTIVEATSGNTGIALALAGAAKGYKVILTMPETMSTERRVLLRAYGAEIVLTPGAAGMKGAVEKANELVEKNEGAILARQFENEANPKIHYATTGPEIWNDTDGEVDFIVAGVGTGGTISGAGKYLKEQKADVKAVAVEPAASPLLSKGEAGPHKIQGLGANFVPGTLDRTVVDEIIAVSNEDAVSTSRELAVKDAILGGISAGANVKAALELAAREENAGKTIVVIIPDFGERYVSTILYEDIRD; the protein is encoded by the coding sequence ATGGCGAAGATTGCAAAGAACGTCCTCGACCTCATCGGCGGCACCCCGCTCGTGGAGCTGCAGGGCATCACCGAGAACTCGAAGGCTCGAGTTCTTGCGAAGCTCGAGTTTTACAACCCTGCGAACTCGGTCAAGGACCGCATCGGCAAGGCAATCGTCGAGGCTGCCGAGGCCTCCGGCGAGCTGAAGCCTGGCGGCACCATCGTCGAGGCAACCTCCGGCAACACCGGTATCGCACTCGCTCTCGCGGGTGCAGCGAAGGGCTACAAGGTCATCCTGACCATGCCGGAGACGATGTCCACCGAGCGTCGCGTGCTGCTGCGCGCGTACGGTGCGGAGATCGTGCTTACCCCGGGTGCCGCTGGCATGAAGGGTGCTGTGGAGAAGGCGAACGAGCTCGTCGAGAAGAACGAGGGCGCTATCCTGGCCCGTCAGTTTGAGAACGAAGCAAACCCGAAGATCCACTACGCCACCACCGGTCCGGAGATCTGGAACGACACTGACGGCGAGGTTGACTTCATCGTCGCTGGCGTTGGTACCGGTGGCACGATTTCGGGCGCTGGCAAGTACCTCAAGGAGCAGAAGGCTGATGTGAAGGCCGTCGCGGTTGAGCCGGCTGCTTCCCCGCTGCTGTCCAAGGGCGAGGCTGGCCCGCACAAGATCCAGGGCCTCGGCGCAAACTTTGTACCGGGCACGCTGGACCGCACGGTTGTCGACGAGATCATCGCTGTCAGCAACGAGGATGCCGTGTCTACTTCTCGCGAACTGGCTGTCAAGGATGCGATCCTCGGCGGCATCTCTGCCGGCGCGAACGTGAAGGCCGCTCTCGAGCTGGCTGCTCGTGAAGAGAACGCGGGCAAGACCATCGTTGTGATCATCCCGGACTTCGGCGAGCGCTATGTCTCCACGATCCTCTACGAGGACATTCGCGACTAA
- the epsC gene encoding serine O-acetyltransferase EpsC, giving the protein MAKSVVSTIREDLANARDHDPAARGDVENAVVYSGLHAIWMHRVCHVMWKRGWKGAARILAQANRFLTGIEIHPGATIGRKFFIDHGMGIVIGETAEIGDNVMLYHGVTLGGQVLTQTKRHPTVCDNVTIGAGAKVLGPVVIGEGSAVGANAVVTKDVPPHSIAVGIPAKIRPRKTDERARLVDPDCYVNKGDYII; this is encoded by the coding sequence ATGGCCAAATCTGTGGTGTCGACCATCCGCGAAGATCTAGCCAACGCCCGCGATCATGATCCTGCGGCGCGAGGCGATGTTGAGAACGCTGTTGTCTATTCCGGGTTGCATGCCATTTGGATGCACCGTGTCTGCCACGTCATGTGGAAGCGCGGCTGGAAGGGCGCGGCACGTATTTTGGCGCAGGCCAATCGTTTCCTTACCGGTATTGAGATTCACCCGGGCGCGACGATTGGGCGCAAGTTTTTCATCGATCACGGTATGGGGATCGTGATTGGGGAGACCGCGGAGATCGGTGACAACGTCATGCTCTACCACGGCGTGACGTTGGGTGGTCAGGTGCTTACGCAAACGAAGCGTCACCCGACGGTGTGCGACAACGTCACTATTGGCGCTGGCGCGAAGGTGCTCGGCCCCGTGGTTATCGGTGAGGGTTCCGCTGTCGGCGCGAATGCGGTTGTGACGAAGGATGTGCCGCCCCATTCGATTGCCGTGGGGATTCCGGCGAAGATTCGCCCCCGGAAGACGGATGAGCGGGCGCGTTTGGTGGACCCGGACTGCTACGTCAACAAGGGCGACTACATCATTTAG
- a CDS encoding GNAT family N-acetyltransferase, translating to MSATPENTVRKNEAEGQYEILVGDEVAGYATYTDQDGVRDLPHTVVDPKFRGQGLSKPLMKYALDDARADGMLVTPTCPAVERYIESNPEYADLVAAED from the coding sequence ATGTCTGCAACACCTGAAAACACTGTGCGCAAGAACGAGGCAGAAGGCCAGTACGAAATCCTCGTCGGCGACGAGGTCGCGGGCTACGCCACCTACACTGACCAAGACGGTGTCCGGGACCTGCCACACACCGTGGTGGATCCGAAGTTCCGCGGACAAGGCCTGTCCAAGCCTCTGATGAAATACGCGCTCGACGACGCCCGCGCCGACGGCATGCTGGTTACCCCCACCTGCCCGGCGGTTGAGCGCTACATCGAAAGCAACCCCGAATACGCCGACCTCGTCGCGGCCGAAGACTAA
- the zupT gene encoding zinc transporter ZupT, with translation MDISTATPTAVGIALGISLLAGLSTGFGGLIVALKRAPGAGFLAGALGFSAGVMVYISFVELLPQGIEGLAEAGSPRAELWGTVAFFAGIGLIALIDRLVPEEINPHEEPSKSGVSKAQLRNVGVLSAVAIAIHNFPEGFATFAVALADPALAIPLAVAIAIHNIPEGIAVAVPMREATGSRRKAAWWATLSGLAEPLGAIVGYLLLQPFLGPQSLGITFAAIAGIMVFVSLDKLLPTAIQTGKHHTAIYGMIVMAFSLLILPG, from the coding sequence ATGGATATCAGTACCGCCACGCCCACGGCCGTCGGCATCGCCTTGGGGATCTCGTTGTTGGCCGGGCTATCCACTGGCTTCGGCGGGCTGATCGTCGCCCTGAAACGTGCTCCGGGCGCGGGTTTTCTCGCTGGGGCGCTTGGGTTCTCGGCCGGTGTGATGGTCTACATCTCGTTTGTCGAGCTGCTGCCTCAAGGAATCGAGGGGCTCGCTGAAGCAGGCAGCCCCCGTGCGGAACTCTGGGGCACCGTCGCCTTCTTTGCGGGAATCGGGCTGATCGCGCTTATCGACCGCCTCGTGCCCGAAGAGATCAACCCCCACGAAGAACCCTCGAAAAGTGGGGTCAGTAAAGCACAGTTACGCAACGTGGGTGTCCTCAGTGCCGTTGCCATCGCCATCCACAACTTCCCGGAAGGGTTTGCCACGTTTGCTGTAGCGCTCGCGGATCCAGCCCTTGCTATCCCTCTCGCGGTGGCGATTGCGATCCACAACATCCCGGAAGGCATCGCGGTCGCGGTCCCTATGCGGGAGGCCACCGGATCCCGCCGCAAAGCCGCCTGGTGGGCCACCCTGTCGGGCCTAGCGGAGCCGTTGGGTGCCATCGTGGGGTATTTGCTTCTCCAGCCGTTCCTGGGGCCACAGTCGCTCGGTATCACTTTCGCTGCAATCGCCGGCATCATGGTCTTCGTCAGCCTGGACAAACTGCTGCCCACAGCAATCCAAACCGGCAAACACCACACCGCGATTTACGGGATGATTGTGATGGCATTCAGTCTGCTCATTTTGCCGGGCTAG
- a CDS encoding acetyl-CoA hydrolase/transferase family protein: MSDRIASAKLRDKVMTAEEAVQFVNHGDKVGTSGFTGAGYPKAMPAAIAEKAKAAHAKGQDFSIDLYTGASTAPECDGVLAEAGALRYRMPYQSDPTMRNKINAGEMKFQDIHLSHSGMMVEQGFFGDVDLAIVEAVRITEEGNIVPSSSVGNSVEFLNAAKKIIIEVNSWQSEELEGMHDIWLVPPLPNRIPIPIEKAGDRIGKTYIEIDPEKVVAVIETNDADRNAPFKAPDEVSEQIAGNFLDFLENEVKAGRLTYDGYVMQSGVGNVPNAVMAGLMDSKFENIQAYTEVIQDGMVDLIDAGKMTVASATSFSLSPEYAEKMNNEASRYRESIILRPQSISNHPEVIRRTGLIASNGMIEADIYGNANSTHINGSRLMNALGGSGDFTRNAYISSFISPSVAKDGAISAIVPMVSHVDHTEHDAMVFITEYGVADLRGLAPRDRVAKMISIAHPQYRPLLEEYVELAAKCKYQATPHDLRHAFDFHTRIQETGTMLKEN, encoded by the coding sequence ATGAGCGATCGTATTGCTTCCGCCAAGTTGCGTGACAAGGTCATGACCGCCGAAGAGGCCGTCCAGTTTGTCAACCACGGCGACAAGGTTGGTACTTCCGGCTTCACCGGTGCGGGCTACCCGAAGGCCATGCCGGCCGCAATTGCAGAGAAGGCAAAGGCCGCCCATGCGAAGGGGCAGGACTTCTCCATCGACTTGTACACCGGCGCCTCCACGGCACCGGAGTGCGACGGCGTCCTCGCTGAGGCAGGCGCGCTGCGTTACCGCATGCCGTACCAGTCTGACCCGACCATGCGTAACAAGATCAACGCTGGCGAGATGAAGTTCCAGGACATTCACCTGTCCCACTCCGGCATGATGGTCGAGCAGGGCTTCTTCGGTGACGTTGACCTCGCCATCGTCGAGGCAGTGCGCATCACCGAAGAGGGCAACATCGTCCCGTCTTCCTCTGTTGGTAACTCCGTGGAGTTCCTCAACGCAGCCAAGAAGATCATCATCGAGGTCAACTCCTGGCAGTCCGAGGAGCTCGAGGGCATGCACGACATCTGGCTCGTGCCGCCGCTGCCGAACCGCATCCCGATTCCGATTGAGAAGGCTGGCGACCGCATCGGCAAGACCTACATCGAGATCGACCCGGAGAAGGTCGTCGCAGTCATCGAGACCAATGACGCTGACCGCAACGCACCGTTCAAGGCACCGGACGAGGTATCCGAGCAGATCGCTGGCAACTTCCTCGACTTCCTGGAGAACGAAGTCAAGGCCGGCCGCCTCACCTACGACGGCTACGTCATGCAGTCCGGTGTGGGCAACGTCCCGAACGCCGTGATGGCAGGCCTGATGGACTCCAAGTTTGAGAACATCCAGGCCTACACCGAGGTCATCCAGGACGGCATGGTCGACCTGATTGACGCCGGCAAGATGACCGTCGCCTCTGCAACCTCCTTCTCCCTGTCGCCCGAGTACGCAGAGAAGATGAACAACGAAGCATCCCGCTACCGCGAGTCCATCATCCTGCGCCCGCAGTCCATCTCCAACCACCCGGAGGTCATCCGCCGCACCGGCCTGATCGCCTCCAACGGCATGATCGAGGCGGACATCTACGGCAACGCCAACTCCACCCACATCAACGGCTCCCGTCTGATGAACGCCCTGGGCGGCTCTGGCGACTTCACCCGCAACGCCTACATTTCCTCGTTCATCTCCCCGTCCGTGGCCAAGGATGGCGCCATCTCCGCAATCGTGCCGATGGTTTCCCACGTCGACCACACCGAGCACGACGCCATGGTCTTCATCACCGAGTACGGTGTCGCCGACCTGCGTGGCCTCGCCCCGCGTGATCGTGTGGCAAAGATGATCTCCATCGCCCACCCGCAGTACCGTCCGCTGCTGGAGGAGTACGTCGAGCTCGCCGCGAAGTGCAAGTACCAGGCAACCCCGCACGACCTGCGCCACGCCTTCGACTTCCACACCCGCATCCAGGAGACTGGCACCATGCTGAAGGAGAACTAA
- the dusB gene encoding tRNA dihydrouridine synthase DusB, whose amino-acid sequence MTTAAPALTIGGIDLNSPVILAPMAGVTNMPFRVLCREIEEELTGTSSGLYVCEMITARAMVARNEKTMHMTTFADVETPRSMQLYTVDPKFTYEAVRMIVEEDIADHVDMNFGCPVPKVTRKGGGCAIPYKRRLYGNIVSAAVRAAEGSGIPITVKFRIGIDADHHTHLDAGRIAAESGAAAVALHARTGAERYSGAAHWDEIGRLVEHMDGTGVPVIGNGDIFAADDAAKMMEQTGCHGVEVGRGCLGRPWLFAQLGAQLRGEEIPPEPTLGKVASIIYRHAELLAEHDGEHHACRDIRKHTGWYMRGFPVGGEFRKSLAQVTSLAELKERLAPIADSEAMAEHADDARGRQGSAGKIALPEGWLDDPEDDTVPEGAEIENNGG is encoded by the coding sequence ATGACTACCGCAGCCCCCGCCTTAACTATCGGCGGCATTGATCTGAACTCCCCCGTCATCCTCGCGCCGATGGCCGGGGTGACCAACATGCCGTTTCGTGTGCTGTGCCGGGAGATCGAGGAGGAACTCACCGGCACATCCTCGGGGCTGTACGTCTGCGAAATGATCACAGCGCGTGCGATGGTGGCTCGCAACGAGAAGACGATGCACATGACCACCTTCGCGGATGTGGAAACGCCGCGGTCGATGCAGCTGTACACGGTGGACCCCAAGTTCACGTATGAAGCCGTGCGGATGATCGTCGAGGAAGATATCGCCGATCACGTGGATATGAACTTCGGCTGCCCAGTGCCGAAGGTCACGCGCAAGGGCGGAGGCTGTGCGATCCCATACAAGCGGCGTCTGTACGGCAACATCGTCAGCGCCGCGGTGCGCGCTGCGGAAGGCTCCGGCATTCCAATTACGGTGAAGTTCCGCATCGGCATTGACGCAGACCACCACACGCACCTGGATGCCGGACGCATTGCTGCCGAATCTGGTGCCGCCGCCGTTGCCTTGCACGCCCGCACTGGTGCGGAGCGTTACTCGGGCGCGGCGCACTGGGACGAAATCGGCCGCCTTGTGGAGCACATGGACGGTACCGGCGTGCCGGTGATCGGCAACGGCGACATCTTCGCCGCCGACGATGCGGCGAAAATGATGGAGCAAACCGGCTGCCACGGCGTGGAGGTCGGCCGCGGCTGCCTTGGGCGCCCGTGGCTGTTCGCGCAACTGGGCGCGCAGTTGCGCGGCGAGGAGATCCCGCCGGAGCCGACCCTGGGCAAGGTAGCCAGCATCATCTACCGCCACGCAGAGCTGTTGGCAGAGCACGACGGTGAGCACCACGCGTGCCGCGACATCCGCAAGCACACCGGCTGGTACATGCGTGGTTTCCCGGTAGGCGGGGAATTCCGCAAGTCGCTTGCCCAAGTGACGTCTCTTGCGGAGTTGAAGGAGCGCCTCGCCCCCATCGCGGATTCTGAAGCAATGGCCGAGCATGCGGATGACGCGCGCGGCCGCCAAGGTTCAGCCGGCAAGATCGCCTTGCCGGAGGGCTGGTTGGACGATCCAGAGGACGACACCGTCCCTGAGGGCGCAGAAATTGAGAATAACGGTGGTTAA
- a CDS encoding phosphate signaling complex PhoU family protein — translation MLRAAYRETLEAFNQDLMTMCDTVRTIMGHASKGLLEQSLDDAETALTLIDELKEIGERCEERSMRLLALQNPVATDLRQVLAAIHLVEYFERMGSLARNIAVLVRQRHPASVYPPPLHGYVEEMTRLVAAMGATTRALLDDPDPDVAVELHTIDEGVDDMRAFLSTLVSDREWEYSTREAVDLSMISRYYERYADRCVDIAGQMVFLVTGLRPEAYLRQRDEPDYENLEKFATIERKFRKP, via the coding sequence ATGCTGAGAGCCGCCTACCGAGAGACTCTGGAGGCCTTTAACCAGGACCTCATGACCATGTGCGACACGGTGCGCACCATCATGGGGCACGCGTCGAAGGGCCTTCTTGAGCAGTCACTCGATGACGCCGAAACGGCCCTGACCCTGATCGACGAACTCAAAGAAATCGGCGAACGGTGTGAGGAGCGAAGCATGCGCTTGCTCGCGCTGCAGAACCCTGTGGCGACTGACCTGCGTCAGGTGCTGGCTGCGATCCACCTAGTGGAATATTTCGAACGCATGGGTTCGCTCGCCCGCAACATTGCAGTCCTGGTGCGCCAGCGCCACCCCGCGTCGGTGTATCCGCCGCCGCTGCACGGCTACGTCGAGGAAATGACCCGGTTGGTGGCTGCGATGGGTGCCACCACCCGAGCATTGTTGGATGATCCGGATCCGGATGTGGCAGTTGAGCTGCACACTATCGACGAGGGCGTCGACGACATGCGCGCGTTCTTAAGCACGTTGGTCTCCGACCGGGAGTGGGAATACTCCACTCGCGAGGCCGTCGACCTGTCGATGATTTCGCGCTACTACGAGCGCTACGCGGACCGCTGCGTAGATATTGCCGGCCAGATGGTGTTTCTGGTCACCGGCCTGAGGCCTGAGGCGTACTTGCGCCAGCGGGACGAACCTGATTACGAGAATCTGGAGAAGTTCGCCACCATCGAGCGCAAGTTCCGCAAGCCTTAG
- the pstB gene encoding phosphate ABC transporter ATP-binding protein PstB, with translation MSTKLELNDVNIYYGDFHAVQNVNMQIPAKSVTAFIGPSGCGKSTVLRTINRMHEVIPGASVKGEILLDGRDIYGKNVDPVSVRNTIGMVFQKANPFPTMSIEDNVVAGLRLAGEKDKKKLKEVAEQSLRGANLWDEVKDRLDKPGGGLSGGQQQRLCIARAIAVRPEVLLMDEPCSALDPISTLAVEDLIHELKDQYTIVIVTHNMQQAARVSDKTAFFSLEATGRPGHLVEFNDTTTIFENPEQKETEDYISGRFG, from the coding sequence ATGTCCACCAAGCTCGAACTCAACGACGTCAACATCTACTACGGCGACTTCCACGCCGTACAGAACGTCAACATGCAAATCCCCGCCAAGTCGGTCACCGCGTTCATCGGCCCGTCCGGCTGCGGTAAATCCACCGTGCTGCGCACCATCAACCGCATGCACGAAGTCATCCCCGGCGCCTCTGTCAAGGGCGAGATTCTTCTCGACGGCCGCGACATCTACGGCAAGAACGTCGACCCAGTGTCCGTGCGCAACACCATCGGCATGGTGTTCCAGAAGGCAAACCCGTTTCCGACGATGTCCATCGAAGACAACGTCGTCGCCGGCCTGCGCCTGGCAGGGGAGAAGGACAAGAAGAAGCTCAAGGAAGTCGCGGAGCAGTCCCTGCGCGGCGCGAACCTGTGGGACGAAGTGAAAGACCGTTTGGACAAGCCGGGTGGCGGCCTCTCCGGTGGTCAGCAGCAGCGCCTGTGCATCGCTCGTGCGATCGCGGTGCGTCCTGAGGTGCTGCTTATGGACGAGCCCTGCTCGGCCCTCGACCCCATCTCCACCCTTGCAGTGGAGGATCTCATCCACGAGCTGAAGGACCAGTACACGATTGTCATCGTGACCCACAACATGCAGCAGGCAGCCCGCGTGTCCGACAAGACCGCGTTCTTCTCGCTCGAAGCCACCGGCCGCCCGGGCCACCTGGTGGAGTTCAACGACACCACCACCATCTTCGAAAACCCGGAGCAGAAGGAAACCGAAGACTACATCTCCGGCCGCTTCGGCTAA
- the pstA gene encoding phosphate ABC transporter permease PstA, whose amino-acid sequence MSTAVSKPAETARPENPFIDIASSRKTTNSIMGGLMWFCMFLALIPLLWLLFTVVSRGWHAIVDPAWWTSDMVGVRASKEGGGALHAIIGTLMQTLIASLFSIPIGVFTAIYLVEYSNGNRLGRLTTFMVDILSGVPSIVAALFVYALWITILGQQRSGFAVSLALILLMVPVVVRNTEEMLRVVPMDLREASYALGVPKWKTIVRIVLPTALSGIVTGIMLAIARVMGESAPVLILVGSTPAINWFDMFDKPQSSLPLFMLDMWKSGATGPANDRLWGAALTLVILVVTLNLLARFIAKRFSVKK is encoded by the coding sequence ATGTCTACTGCAGTATCCAAACCGGCTGAGACAGCCCGCCCCGAAAACCCATTCATCGACATCGCCTCGAGCCGCAAAACCACAAACTCCATCATGGGTGGACTCATGTGGTTCTGCATGTTCCTCGCACTTATCCCGCTGTTGTGGCTGCTGTTTACCGTGGTCTCGCGTGGCTGGCACGCCATCGTGGACCCGGCGTGGTGGACCTCCGACATGGTCGGCGTCCGCGCGTCCAAGGAGGGCGGCGGTGCGCTGCACGCGATCATCGGTACGCTCATGCAGACCCTGATTGCGTCGCTGTTCTCCATCCCGATCGGCGTGTTCACCGCGATCTACCTGGTTGAATACTCCAACGGAAACCGCCTGGGCAGGCTCACCACCTTCATGGTGGACATCCTTTCCGGTGTGCCGTCGATCGTTGCAGCACTGTTCGTCTACGCCCTGTGGATCACCATCCTGGGCCAGCAGCGCTCCGGTTTCGCTGTCTCCCTCGCACTGATCCTGCTCATGGTGCCGGTCGTTGTGCGTAACACCGAAGAGATGCTGCGCGTTGTGCCGATGGACCTGCGCGAAGCTTCCTACGCACTTGGTGTGCCGAAGTGGAAGACCATCGTGCGCATCGTGCTGCCGACCGCACTGTCCGGCATTGTCACCGGCATCATGCTGGCAATCGCCCGCGTGATGGGCGAATCCGCGCCGGTACTCATCCTCGTCGGCTCCACCCCGGCAATTAACTGGTTTGACATGTTTGACAAACCACAGTCCTCGCTGCCGCTGTTCATGCTGGACATGTGGAAGTCCGGCGCCACCGGCCCAGCCAACGACCGACTCTGGGGCGCAGCACTGACGCTTGTCATCCTCGTTGTCACGTTGAATCTGCTCGCACGCTTCATCGCGAAGCGCTTCTCGGTCAAGAAGTAA